From the genome of Rhododendron vialii isolate Sample 1 chromosome 10a, ASM3025357v1:
aaagaaAACAAGGCATGTTAGATTCTTAAAAACCAGatagatgtgtttttttttcacaaCAAAGTGGCATGCATCGATTGTGTCTCCACTGGTAATAATTTTTGGCTATGCCTTCATGCTAGTTGACGGTAAGATTAATTCTGTGGAAATTAGTAATTGAGATGCGTGTACATAAGATGGTTGAATAGTCTATGTGGGACATATCACAAGAATAGCCCTTGCCCCTCCCCTATCTCCATTGCCTATAAAAAGCCTTCCCATTTCCCCCCAAATAACACACAAGCGAGAACAAAAAGCAGATAACAAAAgcacaaccaaaaaaatgaggattttGGCACtaatttccctctctctcctctccataATAGGAGCCTCGGCACAACAAGATATCAGCTCTCTTATCAGCAAAGCCGTGTTTGAGAATATGTTGAAGCATAGGAACGACGCGGCTTGTCAAGGGAAAGGGTTTTACACTTACGAGGCGTTCATCGCTGCTGCAAAGTCGTTTGGTGGTTTTGGAACTACCGGGGATGATGCTAccaagaagagagagattgcTGCGTTTTTGGCTCAAACTTCCCATGAAACTactggtacttttttttttcttctgtcgAAAATGATTTATTACGGTCTGTTTGTTTGACAGGAGTAGCACaataaataacaacaaaaaaacaaactcaacATAGATGTTACCGAGTTAATGGCAATTGGATAAGTAATACCACACAGCTCCAGTAGTATTGTATACCAAAAACTTCATTGGATTTAACATGTTGAATTAAGTCGGGTCGTAAATATTTTAATCAGACACCGGGTATTTTGTGAATATCAATGGCGATGGATTAATTGGATTAATCATATGTGTATTTGGATATGTAGGTGGGTGGCCAACAGCTCCGGACGGACCATATGCATGGGGATACTGTTTTGTTACGGAACAAGGAAACCCCCCGGATTATTGTGTTGCAAATCAACAATACCCTTGTGCTGCTGGGAAGAAGTACTTCGGCCGTGGTCCCATCCAAATTTCATAGTGagcaccatctctctctctctctctctccaatattTCGGTCTATCTTCTTTTCATGTTAAATGTCCTAAAATAATTCTCAATTTTAATTAGTCAATGATGTATATGGTGggtacatatttttttctccttctaccaatattcaaaattcaatcggaaaaatggaggaaaaagtaaataaatactttgtgatgataatttttttaaaaagaaggataatttttttaattatagaaAGTCGTACTTAATTTGTAAAGAGCGCAATTATGTCGCTTAAAAATGTCGCAATCCCAGAGAGGGAATTCTTTCATGAGATGAAcagagtagtttttttttggtacgtttGGATTTCAAATCAAGAACTTTCCATGTGATATTCTCCTATGTGACACAAAATTGGAGCCATTGTGCTCTCATTTAGTTATCTAAGTCATTCAATTTGTAATATTTAAGTCTAGATGTATTTTATCATTCAGGTAAAAAAAATCGAGTTGATAGAATACGTTAAGGTCTTGATCGAATAATTGGTCATAAGAGCAAATGACAGGTAGTGTGTGGCCATTTATTACTTTCATGAAAATTGTGCTTCATTCAGGTGtgctgcaaaattcaaaatatagaGAATCCCATTCCGCTAacgaaaataagaaaaataaacacttattttttaattaaccatgatgtattgtgagaaaataatCAGCCTTGCAAAGTTAGgcgagaaataaatacttaaaaaataataaccttagcggaacggagccTCTTCGCTCACCAAAACTCCCAAAATAGGAAAGCCAACCAAGTTTCTCTTGCTCTCTCAatatgcaaaaggaaaaaaccaaaaaatgaagggaaaaaaaaatttcaaagaaaaagggGCTAAGGCAAATCTCTTCTTCATAAATTTGATCTAATCTCAAATCTCCAAAGTTTTCCCACTAGCAGCATATTTTCCATGCGCAACAAATGAGCACATTCTCCAATTAATTTGCCTATGTACTGACTCTTTTTGACCTTAATCTTTGGCAGCAATTACAACTATGGTCCAGCTGGAAGAGCCATAGGAAGCAATCTACTAGCCAACCCAGATTTGGTCGCAACCGACCCCACCATTTCTTTCAAAACAGCCCTCTGGTTCTGGATGACCCCACAATCCCCGAAACCCTCCAGCCACGATGTCATCACCGGCCGATGGACCCCGTCAGCCGCTGATTCGGCAGCAGGTCGGGTCCCGGGGTACGGTGTCATTACCAACATAATCAACGGCGGGATCGAGTGTGGGAAAGGATCTACTCCCCAACAGGAGGATCGGATCGGGTTTTTTAAGCGATACACTGGTATCATGGGAGTTGGTACTGGAAATAATCTTGACTGCAATAACCAAAGGCCTTTTGCGTAAGACCCAATAATATTGCGGAAAACTATTCCGTGAGATACAATAATATTGTAGGTTCCAACTATATGGGCCCTACATAATATTGTGAAATGACGAAATAATGCCGCAGTTGTACTGAATAATTCTCAATACATAGTaatccccttttttttctttgagatAAATTGCGGCCgatatacaaataaataaaataagagaATTATAATTCTCTTCTTTTGAACACGAATGTGATGCTTCGCTGAATAAAGATGTAGAATATTTCAAAATAATGGAGTGTGGCTGCtactgcttcttcttctccttctccaaattttccatcatttttattttttgctctcCGTTCAATATACGCAGCACATGGTTATTAATTTGCTTTTGGATATGGTAGATCAGTGTAAATATACTTTGTgtttaaacaaaagaaaaatcacaagTGTGTATGTTTTTGTATCCTAATGCATTTTTTCTTCCGGCGAATCCAATACAGAGGAAGGGTTGATGTACGCAACCTTATCTCTATAAGCAGAGCTAGAGATTGTTTTCGCGACTTGAACCCGTGACCTTCAGGTCACACAACTTTACCATTGCGCTAGGCCTATGCATCTAGTTTGTAATTGCGGTTGGAGACTTGTAGTCGATTACAAACAGGTTTTACTTCGGCTTTAAATGGGCTATAGGGGCTGGTGGGATTGGTTTAGGATTGGTTTCCCAACAGTGGCTTGGAATTTTTTGAGGGGGGCAAGAAATTCAACCGATGGCATTCATTAAATTTTCAATTGGCAATAACAGCAGTAAAAACATCCTCAAGAACACCACTACCGGAACTTGCATCTacttttgtggaaaaaaataaagccaccaaatcaaattttgttgagCAGAAACTCAAACTCAACCAACTATCAGAACCAAGTAATAGTTTATGGTGATCTGAGATTAAGTGTGAGAGAGTAAGAGAGATCAATGAGATAATAGTTCATGACCATTGCAAaaagatttgagagagagagattagacGGGGCTGGGAAAAGATACTTCTTAGGCTTCGTttgtttggatgtaaaatatttttctttacttattttttggtgttttgttgTGCGAAAAAcgggaaaatattttacttggTAAAACTTTTTGCTTCATATGACCTAATCCTGTGTTTTCTCATTAAAGACTACAAAATTTTGTATATAATACAtacgtacatacatatatataaacatacatacatacatgcattATTTTAATTGCAACTatcaaccaaacaccagaaaatagaaatgaaactttttgttttttgcaaaatcattttacaagaaaaaactTTTACATCGAAAATATTCTACTTTAACTAACCTGAAAAaaatgtggaataaatccgcagctgacgagctcagcgagtagttaagcatgctaagggtgATAATACTAAGTGGCATACTTTTGAACGAACGATAATTGATCGAGGGTTCCTAAGAAGTGGTTTCAAATTAATAATAGAGGTCGATGGTTCAACGAATACTATCAACAAACCAAATATTGAACAAAGAGATCAACAGCTCAACAAAGAGTATCCACCAATTAAATAACAGATTAATGAATAACACAACTGGCACCCAAAGATGGTGGATGGCTATGGTGGGAAGGAATATGGTGGATGGATACCCGTGCTTAAGAATCACAGGAAGCAAATGAGTGACAAGTCTGGTAAGGAGACTTTCACCTTGTATGTGGATAACATTCCAGAGAGCAAGGATCTGCAGTGGTTATCGACAACTTTTAAATTGTTCAGAGTAGTTAAGGATGCATTTATTCCTTCGAAAAGAAGTAAATGCACCAGGAACAAATTTGGGTTTGTGAGGTACGATTGTTAGATTTCTGCGGGAATGTCAATATCAAGAATGAATGGAGTTTGGGTGGATAATATGAGGTTGTTTGTTAAGGAGGCTTGCTTCGGTCAAAACGAGGTAAGATTGAATCAAAAAATTCCAAGATTCCTTATTGCTGGGAAACAGGGGCTCATCCAGGGGGATGTTCCTATCCCCAATCCAGGGGAAAGGAGAAGATATGAGAGGGATAGTTCGACTGTTATGTGGAGGGGTAGACAAACAGGAAAGTCATTTGCTCAAATGGTGGGTGGTGAATCCTCCAAGTCAGGGGAGTTGAAGGAGCAGAACCCATTTCTCAAAATTCGCCCTGTTGGGAACGGGTGGCTGGATAGAAGTGTAGTAGCAATCATGAATAGGGTGGAATCGTTGACGACCTTAAAAATCAGTTTTAGCATGGAATCGGATAAGGTGTCTCAGTTCAGAGCCATGGGCGGACGGTCGATACTGATAACTTTTCAGAGTAGGGAAGTAAGGGATGAACTTATCAACGGTTCGTGGATGAAAAGGTGGTTTTCGAAGGTCACACCATGGAGAGGTGAACCGGCTAGCTTTGAAAGGTTTGTGTGGCTTAGCTGCTCCGGAATGCCGCTTAATGCATGGAATGCACCAACATTTCAACAGATTGGTGAGCTTTGGGGTAACTTCATTAAGCTGGATAATGAAACCTTGAAGGACTTATCTTTTGCAAAAGGGAAGTTTCTAATTGCCACAGAGGAACCCAATAGGATTGACAAATGGATTCAAATGGAGGTATAAGGATTGACTTATGATATTCATGTTAGAAAGGAGTATAAGGATTGACAAATGGATTCACCGGCTAGACTCTTTAGCCAAGCTGGCAGTCCTACAGAGGAAGGATAAAGGGCACAATGGGGTTAGGGGCCCTAAGTTTGACAGTGAAAGGAAGCATTTAATGCTTGACAAGGATGGGGAGGTCTCTCCGGAGAAGGCAGAGAATTTTGAATCTGAGGTATCATTTGTGGCTGATTCAGCAGGCCAACTTCTATCTGAAGGCACCATCTTGGGCTTGGGGAATAAAGAGGATAGTGGGCCAGGGGAAAATGGGCCGTTGCAAGGAGGATATGCAGATTTTATAAGCAGCAATTCGGCCCAAGAGGGTGAGCATGCGGTGCAAGATAGTCCTAAATCCCAGAGGTGCTCTGGGCAGTCCCAAATGAAATTACTAGGGCATGTCAGCGTTCCCTGTTTGCAGAGGAGCCATATTTCGCCAAACGAGCAGGAAATTAGAGGAGCTTTTGGTGGGAATCAAAAGTCAATCGAGGTGAGCTCTTCTCATCTCTCCTACATCAACCTCCTTGTAGACCTTAATGATGTCGATTGTAGGAAGAGAAGGAGATGGCAGCTCTCGAACCTCTTTCTCATCCAGGAGGAGTTGGCGAGTGAATCTCGAATTGGGACGGGTTCATCATCTTCCTCAAGTGAAACCTTGCAAATTACTTCTCTTATTGAAAGAGAGGTCAGAG
Proteins encoded in this window:
- the LOC131302501 gene encoding basic endochitinase-like; translation: MRILALISLSLLSIIGASAQQDISSLISKAVFENMLKHRNDAACQGKGFYTYEAFIAAAKSFGGFGTTGDDATKKREIAAFLAQTSHETTGGWPTAPDGPYAWGYCFVTEQGNPPDYCVANQQYPCAAGKKYFGRGPIQISYNYNYGPAGRAIGSNLLANPDLVATDPTISFKTALWFWMTPQSPKPSSHDVITGRWTPSAADSAAGRVPGYGVITNIINGGIECGKGSTPQQEDRIGFFKRYTGIMGVGTGNNLDCNNQRPFA